The genomic segment CGCGCAGCCAGGCAAACTTGAGTTGTTCCGTACTCAACAGATCACAGGGCTGAGCGGGCAAAGACTGCAGCGAACTCCGCATTTGTGTGGTCCCTTCCATGTTCAGAACTGATATTTCAACGCGATCTGGATGATGCGAGGGTTGTTCGACTTTGTTGTGATCTTTCCGAATGCAGGTCCGAAGTTGACGATGTTGAGTGGGTTCGCGAAGTTCGGTGTGTTCGTCAAATTGAAGAACTCGCCGCGCACATGGACGCTGTGCTGTTCGAGGATTGGGATCGTACGCTCGATGGCGAGATCCATATTGCGCTGTCCTGGGCCGCGCACGACGCCGACACCGCTGTTGCCGAAATCTGTATCTCCGGGGCCAGCGGCGTTCGGAGCAAGTGGAGCATCCGTAAAGCCGTTGGCATCGAGGTACGTGCCGATGACGCGCGAGTACAGTGAGCCTGGCGTGGCGATGCGCTTGCCGCTGAGTTGTGCACGATTCTCAAACGGGTAGTTGCCATACACGGCGCCGGCGCCGAAGTCGAGGACAGTGATGGGCGTGCCGGATTGGAGGACGAGGATTCCTGAGGCGAGCCAGTTGGAGGTCAGGGTGCGCACGAAGGCTGACGAGGTTCTTGCGCCGGGGATGTCGTAGGTGAAGCTGAATACTCCGCGATGCGTGCGGTCGAAGTCAGTGGGGCCGTAGCTCTGACGGGGATTACGCTGATCGTTTGTGAGCAGCCACAGCTCGAACACCTGGCTTCCGGATGAACCGCTTGTTTGATCCAGCGTGCGCGACCAGGTGTAGCTACCGAGGAATTGCAAGCCTTTGCTCAGACGCTTGGTTGCGCTGGCCTGAAGCCCGTTGTAGTTGGAGTCGTACGCGGTGGCGCATTCAAGCGAGCCCGGGGCGATGCCCTGATAGGGCGCGCGCAGCACCACGTTGCCGGCGCTGTTGATGGTTTCGCCATAGACCGGAGCGGAGGCACTCGCAAGCAGCGACTGGTTGAACTCTGCGCAGCCAGCGACGTGGAGCGTGCGCGTGCCGACGTAACCAATCTCGGCGAGCGTGTTCCAACCCATGCCGACCTGCACGTTGAGGTTGTATTCCTGGGTGTAGGGATCGACCATTTTTGTCGAAAGGCCTACGACGGTTGGTCCGCCGCCGCAGTTCGACGTGCTTGGATCGCAGTTCTTGATGGCGGGGATGCGCTGGATGAAGATGGGATAGCTTTCGGCGCTGGGCAGCAGAGGATTGAAGGGCGTGGTCAGGCTGGCGCCTCCATTCTGCGATCCAGAAAAGAGCTGGATGGTTGAGAATGGCGGCTGGCTCACGAGATTCTCGGCGAGGCCGCCAGCAAGGCGGTCGAAGTAGATTCCGTAACCGCCGCGCACGACGAGGTCCGGGTGATTCGAAGCGTGATACGCGAAGCCGAAACGCGGCGATACGTCTGTGTATCGTGTCGGCCATACACCGCGCCTGTCGGTTTGCTTCACGCCCTGGGGCACCGAGTCAGGAAAATTAGATGCTACGACGAAGCCGCTCAGGGTGCCGGTTGCCGGCGCGGTCAGTGTCGCGATGGTTGGGTCGAAAGTGACGAGGCGGCCGTGAATCTCTGAGGGAGGGCCGAAGACTTCATAACGCAGGCCAGCGTTGATCGTGAGGGAGGGGGTGAGTTTGACGTCATCCTGCACGAATGTCGCGAAGTCGGAGTAGCGCTCGTCTTTGCGGAAGATGCCGGAACTTCCGCCGCTTGACGTCACGTTGCTGAGCCCGTTAGGGCTGCCGTTTTGCTGCGCGCTCTGGCCTAGGAGAAAGTCGCTGAAGGTACGGATGTCGAGAAGGCCGGAAGCGGCGAAGGGGGCGTCGATCATAACCTGGTGACGCTTCACCTCGGCGCCGAAGCGGATGAAATTCCTGCGGCGGGTGAGCGAGACCGTGTCCTGCGCGATGTAGCTGTTGGTGCGCTGCGTCTGCGAGGGCGTGCCTGCGTCGCCGATGGTGAAGAGTCCGTCGACGGTGACGCCGGGTGCGAGAATGCCGGGACCGGCGAGCCCGGTGGGCGATTGTGTGCCGACATCGCTTGCGAGGATGGGCGCTTCAACAGAGGACTTGCCATCGAAGCGCATGTATCCGAGGCGGCCGACGTTGATGAGGTTGCTGTTGACGACGTGGGTGTCGGATGCGACGACCATGACGTTCTTGTCGACTTCATTGGTGCCCCATCCGGGCACGTTTGCTGCGTTGGGCGAGAAAGGATTGACGGTCGGCGCGCGCGAATAGAACAGGCGTGCCGACGCGGTGTTCTTATTCGAGAAGCTATGGTCAAAGTCGCCCGTGTATTGGTCTTCGTTGTATGTAGCTGGAGTTGCGTAGGTCGATTCTCCGATGGGCATTTGTCCGGGGTCAGCGGGCAGCAGAATCTGGGGACTCGGAACGGCAAACTGGCCGTTCGGCAGCTTGAAATTCAGCAGTTTCAGCGCCACCGGGTTGATGTTGGAGCCATTGCACTTTAGCTGCGTGCCGCCGGCCGCTGTGGGGTACGCGCAGAACTGCGCACCCAGCGTAGCGGCGCTGCGATCAGACGTGAGCTGTGGAAGAAACGTGGTGAGTTCCGTGCCTACGCCGTTGCTTGAGCGGAGGCCTTGATAGGCGACGAAGAAGAAGGTCTTGTTGCGAAGGATGGGGCCGCCCAGAGCCGCTCCGAACTGGTTCTGCTTGAGTACGGGTCTGGGCTGGCCGGTCAGCTTCGAGAAGAAATCGTTCGCGTTGAGAGCATCGTTGCGCAGGAACTCCCATGCGGTTCCATGGAAGCGGTTGGTTCCTGTTCTGCTCACGACGTCAACGTTGGCGCCGGTGCCGCGGCCGTAGGTCGCATCGTAGTTGCCGGTCTGGACTTTGAACTCCTGGATGGTGTCGGGCGCTGGCACCGCAACGCCGACCTCTTCGCCATCCGATGCGGCAGAGTTCTGCGCCAGGTTGTTCGCGTCCACTCCGTTGAACTGGATGTTGTTGGCGGTCGTCTTACCTCCGTTCGCAATCACATCCTGGGTGCCGCGCCCGGGCTGGGTGGCGTCAGGCAGACCTACCGTGACGCCGGGCGAGAGGGAGAGAATCTGCGTGAAGTTGCGGTTTGAGAGCGGCAGTGCTGTGATTGCCTGCTCGTCGACGGCGCGCCCAAGAGCGGAGCTTTCGGTGGTGGCGATCTGTTCGTTGGCGGTGACTTCTACGGTCGCTTTTGCCGCTGCGAGCGCGAGCCGGATCTCAACGGAGCTTGTTTCGCTGACCACCACGGCGATGGCCTGGGAGCGGCTCTGCGCGAATCCATCAGCGCTGACGCGGACTACGTAATTCCCTGGCGCCAGTAGAGGAGCCTCGAAGGCGCCTGCCGCATCGCTGATCGTGCTGCGAAGCGCATGCGTCGCTTGCTGTTCCACGCTCACCGTCGCGTTCGGCACCGTGCGCCCTGCGGGATCGTAGATCATTCCGCGGATGGCGCCAGTGCCGGGGGCCTGGCTGTTTCCGAGGGCGCTCAGAAGCAAAATGCACGACAACAGGAAGCCACGCTGCCAATCGATCAGTCTCATGGGTCTTGTTCCTTTTCAACGACTGGCGACAGCATACGAAGGGCGCAACCGTCTGTTTGTCAGCGACTTGTCTTTCATTTGTCATTTCGGTTTGGCTGCGAGAGCGGCGTGTTTTGCCGGTTAGAGACCTGGGGCGGCGCGCTTACGACATTCACGGGCATTCGCGCATCTAAGTTCCTGTCTTTCTATCTGAAAGGGGAGTTTACGAATGCCCGAAAAGAAAGCCGATCAGGATCGCAAGAAAGCGATTGAGGATCTTATCAACGACTTGAACGAGGATCTCGCACGCGAATACCAGGCGATCATCGCCTACACCGTCTACAGCAACGTGCTGAAGGGCGCGCAGTGGATGTCGATTGCGGCCGAGTTGAAACTGCATGCTGCCCAGGAGTTGCAGCATGCATTGATCATTGCGGACCAGATTGACTATCTGGGAGGGATGCCTACCAATACGCCGAAGCCGGTGAAGCTGAGCGAGAAGCCCGAGGACATGATCCGCTTCGATCTCGACAACGAGACTGAGACGATCAAGAACTATCGCCGCCGCGTGAAGCAGGCAGAGGGTCTGGGCCACTATGCGCTGGCTGAGCAGCTGCGCACCATCATCTCTCAGGAGCAGGAGCACCAGCACGATCTGGCGACAGCTCTTGGCATCGATGTGCCTGACGTTTTCTGCGAAGGCGCCTAGCGGCGGGATTCGCGGCTGATCTCGTGACGCGCGGGATCAGCCGCGATGATTTTCAGGCCACGCGTGCCTTGGATAACGGCGCATGAGTTCGCGGCGTACCTGCGGATAGAGGCGCTCCCAAAATCCGGCGAGGTCGGTTGTTGTCTGCACCGGTCGCTGATTGGGCGCAAGCAGATGCAGCACTACCGGCACGCGGCGCGGGCCGATGCGCGGAGTTTCATCCATGCCGAAGAAGTCCTGCAGGCGGGATGCGATCCACGGGGTCTTGCCGGGCTCATAGTGGATCTTCACCTGGCGGCCGCCTCTGAGGCGCAGAGTGCGAGGTGCGTTTTCACGCAGGATGTGCGGTTCGAATCGCTGCTCGAGCCACGGCACAAAGCTCGCGCCATCTTTCTTTAACTCGGCAAAGCTGCGGCGGCCCACGCAGAACGCTCTGAAGCTCTGCTGGATTTCCGCAGGAGCAACGCCGGCGAACTCGAGTCGTCCGGCAAGGTCTTCGATGAGGTCCGCGTCGACGAAGCGGCCGATTCCTGCTTCCATGGCTTTGTCTGCCAATAGCGTAGCTGCTGCATCGGCATCTGGCGCGGCGATCGATTCCTGCAGAATTAACTCGTCATAGAGGAGCCGGCTTGCTGCATCTACGCGCTCTGCCTGGCGGTTCCAGATGACCGCTGTTTCGTCGCGAACATGCTCGGGAAAGTAGTCGAGAAGCCACTCGGGCTCTATGCGGGCGAAGAGACGAACCTGCGGCAGAGGCTTCTCGGTGCGGTCCTCTACGTCGAGCGCAACCAGCAGTTGAGAGGATGGCGGTTTGCCGACGATCTCCGCTGCTTTGCCGCTCGCGAGCATGACCTGGTTGCCGCCTTTGTGCTGCGCAACGCGATCTGGAAAGCCAAGCAATACGGCTTGCAGCAGCGGATTGTCGTCGTGCGTGTTGGGCCGGTGCGGCTTGGCGATCCGCAACAGATGCCGCAGTTGCTGCTGGGCTGCACTGCCGAGCGGCTCATCAAGGGCATCGAGAAGATCGTTGTGCTGAACGCGCTCGCCGGAAGCCAGTATCGCAGCAGCAATGCAAGCAGGGCGGCCTGCACCTCGCTCGGAGGCGGCTTCGATCATGCGCGATAAGCGCGGATGGAGGGGCAAGCGCATGAGTTCGCGCGCATCTGCCTCTGTGGCTGCAAGGCGCTCCAGCAGCTTCTCGGCGTGATCGATTGCTTCGGCGGGAGGTGCATCCAGCCATGCGATGTCGTTTGGATCACGAATCCCCATGGCGCGCAGGGCTAGGCACATCTGGGTCAGATCGCTGCGCAGGATTTCGGGAGTATCGAAATCGGCGCGCCCCTGGTAGTCCATCTGGGAGTAGAGCCGGATGACACGGCCTGGCGCCGTCCGTCCGGCGCGCCCAGCGCGTTGGCGAGCAGAGGCTTTGCTCACGCGACCCACTCGGAGAGTCGGCAGGCCGGTCCACGGTGAGTAGCTGGCCATGCGGGCCAAGCCGCTGTCGATTACGGTCTGCACGCCATCGATCGTGATCGAACTCTCGGCAACGTTCGTCGAGAGAATCACCTTGGCCTGTGTTGCGGGAGCCACTGCACGATCCTGCTCGGACGTGGGCAGGTCGCCGTAGAGCGGCAGCAACAGGCGGTTGCATGCGCGGGCAACAGGCTCACATCCCGCGGCGGCTCGGCGGATCTCTGCCGCGCCTGGAAGGAAGACGAGGACCTCGCCCGCATCCGGCTCGCGAAGGACTTGTTCCAACGCATTCCGCACCTGCTCGTGCAGCGGCGCGGCGGAGTAGTCGGTATGTTCGATAGTTAGATCGAAGACCTTTCCGCTTGATTTGAGGACCGGGCAGCCACCGAGAAACTGCGCAACGGGGCCGGTGTCGAGCGTAGCCGACATCACGACAATGCGAAGATCGGGCCGACGCTGTTGCAGCCGCCGCAGCAGAGCCAGGGCGAGGTCGGTTTCAAGATGCCGCTCGTGGAATTCGTCGAGAACGACGGCGTCCACGCCTTCGAGTTCTGGGTCGGAGAGAAGGCGACGCGTCAGCACCCCTTCCGTCAGGAAGTGGAGTCGGGTTTGCGGGCCTGCAATGCGCTCGAAGCGGACCTGAAAGCCGACTGTCTGGCCCAGCTCTTCGCCCAGTTCCCATGCCACGCGCTTTGCGGCCAGCCGCGCGGCGATGCGCCGCGGCTCCAGGACCAGCACGTCGCCGGTGACCGCGTTGAGCAAGGCTGGCGGAACGCGCGTCGTTTTGCCGGCGCCCGGCTCCGCCTCCAGGACGAGGTTTGGCGTGCGCGCGAGCGATGCGACGATTTCAGGGAGAAGGGAATCGACAGGTAAAGGAAGCTGGCGGGAGGCCATCGAGCGCGTCGGCGTCAACAGCCCTTTTTACAGCGAGCCATGATTGCGGCGTGGAGCCGCTCGCGCAACCCGGCAGGCATCTCGTAGATCTGCTGCGAACGGTAGATCTGGATGGTCTTTCGGGTGGTGTTGAGGGTGACTTCGCAGTGATCACAGGACTCGAGGTGCTGCTGCAGTTCCTGGCGCAGCTCGGGCCTGATGGCGTCGTCAAGCATATCGTCAAGCAGGGCAAGAAACTCTGAGCAGGTCATTTCTCTACCCCTTCCGTCCATCGGAGGATGCGGCCGCCCGCTTCCGCTTGAAGTAGCGGGTGAGCCGTTCGCGCAACTGAAGCCGTGCGCGTAAAAGTCTTGATTTCACTGCGGGAATACTCAGTCCCAGCGCTTCGGCGGTCTCCTCTGTGGAGAGACCCTGCACGTCGCGCAACTCGAACACGACCCGGAAGCCCGGGGGCAATCCCTTGATGGTCTTGTCGAGGATCTTGTTGAGCTCGGCCTGGCTGTAGTTCTGCTCCGGATCGGGCGCCCAGTCGGCCAGATCGCGCGGCACGCTGCCCTCTTCCGTCTCGACGTCCTCGTCGATAGAAACCATCTTGCCGGTGCGTCGCTTGCGCAACCGCATCAAGCTCTCGTTGACTGCGATTCTGACCAACCATGTGTAAAACTTCGAGTTCCCCTGAAACTGATCGAGCTTCTCGAACCCCTTCACGAACGTGTCTTGCGTAACGTCTTCGGCGTCCTCCCGGTTCTGCGTGATGCGCATCGAAATCCGGAAGATCTGCCGCTCGTACTTACGGACAAGCGTGTCGTAGGCCGAGACATCACCGGCGCGTACCCTTTCTACCAGGGCAATGTCGGGGTGCTGCTCGTTCTCTGCTATGGGTTGGATGGTCGCCATGCGAGTTGGTTGCGTAATTCCGCGGTACGGTTCACCGCAGGGGGCCGCTAGGTCCATTCTAAAGGACGGAGCTGGGGCGGGCAGGCGCATTCCGGCTGAAATGGGCAGGGAACCCACATCCCAAACCCCGCGGAAGTGACTGCGGTGATGCATGCCGCTGTCATGGGGGACGAAACCGGCATACATTGATTGTATGAGGGTGCTGATTTCCCCATTTTTCCCCTCCAGGCTCGGTAAGGCCTGCCTGGTTGGATTGATTTGTCTGCTGGTTGCCGCGGTCCCCATCTCAGGACAAGGCTCGAGTAGTGCTGGTTCGCACGGTTCTTCGAGTTCGACCAAAAAGAAGCATACTTCCACAACATCCAAGAAGAAGGCGACGGCCCGCAAGTCCCGCCATCGCGGAACGCCGGCGGAACGTCGCGCCCGGACAGCCAGGCTGAAGCAGGCGTTCGTGGCGTCGTCGGAGTTGCGGCCCATGGCCACGCAGCTCCAGACCATGCGCACTCCGGCAGCCTACGCCGGGGTGACGAGTTATGCCCAGCGCCACAGCGGGGATGCGGCGGCGGCGGCGTATCTCTCGCTGGGGCGTGCCTACCAGAACGACAAGCGTTTTGGGGATGCCGTCTCGGCCTTCACGCAGGCCAAAAAGAACGGCGACCAGCTCGACGACTACGCCGACTTCCTGGCTGCCGAGTGCTTGCACGCGCAGCAAAACGATTCGGCAGCCGAGGGGCTGCTGAAGGGTTTCAACAACCGGTATCCGGACAGCGTTTTCGAAGTGGAGGCGCCGGAACTTGAGGCCAACGTGCTGCTGGCCCAGGGCGACCCCACGGCCGCCCAACGCGCGCTTTTGACGATCGCCGACATTGCCAAGGACAAGCCGAACTACGAGCTGACTGCCGCGAAGATCGCGTTTGCGATCCAGCAGAACGATGAGGCTCTGCGGCTGTTTAAGCACCTTTTGCTGAGCCATCCGCTGACTCCAGAGGCGGAGGTGGCGCGCGCTCGCCTGACAGCCATGGGCGCTGAGAGCAGCCTGACTCCCGCCGAACTGCGCAGCCTGGGCGATGCCTATTACAACGCAGGGCGGTACCAGCTTGCGTCAGAGCAGTACCACGCATTGGCACGCAATACGCAGATCGATGCGAACCTGCGCAACAGCTTCGCGGTGGCCGCGGCAGCGTGCGATCTGAAGCTCAAGCGGCTGACCGAGGCACAGGCGCGAGCACTTCCCGACAGCAACGATGACAACGGCGCCCGACGGCTGTATCTGATGATGGAGCTGGCTCGCAGCGCGCAGAATGATGGCGAGCAGCAGCAGCTGGTTGAGAACCTGAAATCGCGCTTCCCGCAAAGCCAGTGGCTGGCAGAGGCTCTGTTCTCCAGCGGCAACATGTATATGTTGCGGCGCGATTATCCGCAGGCAATCAACTACTACTCCTATCTGGCGACGCACTTCCCGTCGAACCACAACTCCGCCGCCGCGCACTGGCGCGCCGGGTGGCTGCTCTATCGCCAGGGGAACTTTACGGATGCAGCGCGTATCTTCGACGAGCAGATCAAGCTTTTCCCGGACGATACGGAACGCGCGGCAGCGCTATACTGGCGGGGCCGGCTTTACGAGATGCAGGACAAGAAGCCTGCGCAGGCCGCGGCGAACTATCGTGCCGTGGTCTCTCGTTACCAGCACTACTTCTATGCGCAAATGTCGCGTGAGCGACTTAAGGTGCTCGGCCAGCCGGAACTGGTGTCGCAGCAGATGGATGGCTATGAGCCTCCACCGGTGCCGCACCTGGTGGATACGTTCCCGGCCGATTCACCGCACATCGCCAAGGCTCGCCTGATCGCGAATGCCGGGCTGAACGAGTTCATCGGGCAGGAACTCGCGGCTGACCCTGACTACGCTTCATGGGGCGCGCTGGCCGAGGCGCAGATTTACGCTTCGTTCGGCGAGACGTATCGAGCGATGCGCTCGCTGAAGAAGGCTCTGCCGTATGCCACTTCGGCGCCTATCAAGTCCATCCCGCTGGCGTACTGGCGAATTCTTTTCCCGGAAGCGTGGTGGGACACGGTGAAGACAGAGAGCGCGAAGAACGGGCTGGACCCGTATCTGGTAGCTTCGCTGATCCGGCAGGAATCAGAATTCAACCCATCGGTGATCTCCTACGCCAACGCATACGGGCTCATGCAGATTGAGCCCAGCGTGGGTAGGTCTCTGGCGCGGCAGGAAGGCATCTCGGGTTTCCAGACATATCAACTCCTGAACCCCGAGACGAATATCCGGCTGGGCACACGCTACCTTCGGCAGATGCTGGACAAGTTCGGTGGCGTACAGGAGTACGCGCTGGCAGCGTACAATGCCGGTGACTCGCGGGTGGTGGACTGGCAGGCAGCCGGACCATATCGCGGTATGGACGAGTTCGTTGAGTCCATCCCGTTCACGCAGACCCGTGATTACGTGCAGGCGATTCTGCGCAACGAGGAGATCTATCGCGGGATCGACGCTGCTGCCGCGGCGCAAGCCAAAATTGGCATCGCTTCGCGTAAGCAGTGATTTTGAGTCTAAGGAAACAAAAGGGGCCGCGGAGAGCGGCCCTTTATCTGCTCCCAAAGTTGAATATCCGACATAGGAACCCACCTCAGTAACTTCCCTGATGCGATTCTGATTGACGAACCGTTCGGCACCGGGCAACACTGTTTTCGACCCGGAGGCGTCCAATACTCCGGGTTGACTCTCGCAGCTGCTCGTGTTGCCTCAACGGAGTCGGAGCGGATCATCGCATCGGCTTGCTCGCATCTCAACCCTTAGGGAGGGCAGGATGTCAGCCGACTTGCAGTTCCTGGAAGAATGGATCCCCGAGAGAATGGACCCCGGCACGGTTTTCGTTCTCGAAAACCAGACCTCGCTGGGGAATGCCCAAAACCCTTACGTCGCCGTCATGTCCTGTCCGCGCTGCGGAACCATGGGGCTGATTACCCGCCGGCAGCTTTGCGGCGGCGAGCCCATGATCTGCGGCGGCGACTTCTGCTCCGCGGAGTACCAGCTTCGCGGCGAGAATATTTGTTATCGCAATCCGCAATAAAGCAGTTGTCGGTTTTCAGTTGTCAGTTTTCAGCCGTCGGCGAATCAGCTTCGCCGGCGGCTCAGTTCAGAGGCGCGGGTTGCCGACCAGTTTCGCAGGATCCGCGATGCGGTCGAAGTCTTCGGCGCTGATGAACCCGCTTTTCACCGCCGCTTCGCGCAGACTTAGATTCTCCTCCATGGCGCGATGTGCAATCTGCGCCGCCTTGTCGTAGCCGATCGCCGGGCTGAGTGCGGTCACCAACATCAGGGAGTCGTTGACGTATTTCTGAACGCGCTCGTGGTCGAGCGTGATGCCTTCCACGCCGAACTCGCGGAATCGATTACAGGCGTCGGTCAGCAGACGCGCCGACTGAAGCACGTTCCAAATCACGATGGGGCGCATGGCGTTCAGCTCGAAGTTTCCCTGCGAGCCCGCGAAGGCTACGGCCGTGTCATTCGCGATTACCTGGATGCACACCATCACCATGGCCTCCTGCTGCGTGGGATTCACCTTGCCCGGCATGATGGAGCTGCCCGGCTCGTTCTCAGGCAGGATCAGCTCGTGGAGGCCGGCGCGCGGGCCGGAGCCGAGCCAGCGCAGGTCATTGGCGGTCTTCATCAGTGCCACGGCGAGCATCCGCAGAGCCGCGCTGGCATTCACCATCGGGTCGAGCGAGGCCTGTGCCGCGAACTTGTTGCGTGCCGTGACGAACGGACGGCCGGTCATGCGGGCGATCTCTTCGGCGACTTTCGTCCCGAACTCAGGCGGCGCGTTCAGGCCCGTTCCGACTGCTGTCCCTCCGATCGCCAGCGGGTAGAGGCGGCTGATCGAATCGTGGATGATCGCCATCGAATCCTCAAGCTGCGCGGCATAGCCGGACCACTCCTGGCCTACCGTGAGCGGCGTTGCATCCTGCAGGTGCGTGCGGCCGAGCTTCACTACGTCGATCCACTCGCGTGCCTTGGACTGGATCACGTCCTTCAGGGCTTTCACGGCCGGAATCAGCTGCTCATGGAATGCGAGCACCGTGGCAATGTGCATCGCGCCGGGGAAGGTGTCGTTCGATGATTGCGATAGGTTGACGTGCTCATTGGGATGAACGGGATCTTTGCTGCCGAGTTTGCCGTCGGCCAACTGAATTGCGCGATTGCTGATTACTTCATTCACGTTCATGTTGGTTTGCGTGCCGGAGCCGGTCTGCCACACAAACAGAGGGAACTCGGCGTCGAGTTCGCCGCGGATGATCTCGTCGCACACGCGGGCGATCAGATTCGCTTTCCATTCCGGCAGGAGACCGAATTCGCCATTGACCAGCGCGGCGGCTTTCTTGACGTAGCCGTAGGCGCGGCATACCTCAATGGGCATTCGATCGGTGCCGATGGCGAAGTGATGCAGGGAACGCTCGGTCTGCGCGCCCCAGTAGTGATCGGCAGCGACGGCGATCTCGCCCATCGAATCGCTTTCAATTCGCTTGCCAATGGCGCCGGTTCCAATCGGCAGATTCTGAATGCGCGGTTCGGATTCGTTCTGTGCCATCGGCCACCTTCTTTCACTTACATCCTAAAGATGCACGCGCAGCCGACGGGGAACTCGAACCTCGCCGCCTGTGATAACTTCGGCCCATGTCGTCTGAACCGAAGCGGCTCAAATTCGACGAGCTTTCCGTAGAGATTTATCCCACCCGCGAGGCCGCCGGTGAGGCCGCCGCGCGCGTTGCCGCCGAAGCACTGATCGCCCTGCAAGAGAGCCAGGCAGACCTCGCCGTCATCTTTGCAACGGGTGCATCGCAGATTGAAACACTTGCCGCGCTGACATCCACGGAAGGCGTCCCCTGGCCACGGATCACCGGGTTTCACATGGACGAATACATCGGTCTTCCCGTCACTCACCCAGCCTCTTTTCGACGCTACATGCGCGAGAAGCTCGCGGACCGCGTGCCCCTGCGGCAGTTCCACGAAATCAACGGAAACGCGCTGGATCCTCACCGTACCGCAGCCGCTTATGCCGACCAGCTTCGCACGGCGGCTCCGCAACTCTGCCTGCTCGGAATTGGCGAGAACGGCCACCTCGCATTCAATGATCCGCCAGTCGCCGACTTCTCTGATCCGGTCGATGCCAAGGTCGTCGAACTTGATCAGCAATGCAAGGAGCAGCAGGTTGCGGAGGGCTGGTTTGAGGGCTTGGCGGACGTTCCGGAGTCGGCGATCACGCTCACTATTCCTGCGCTGATGCGTGTACCGAGGCTGATCGCATCCGTGCCCGGCATCCGCAAGGCAGCCATCGTTCGCCGCGCTCTGACCGAGCCCGTCTCGACCGCATGCCCGGCAACAATCCTGCGAACGCATCCGGGCGCGACCTTGTTTCTGGACCAGGAATCGGCCAGCGAGTTGAGCCAAAAATAATTTTCAAAGGTTGGATGGCAGGATTTCGATTTCGCGCTAGGATATGTACGACTCGACTCGCCAAGTAAGTGACCCTCCGCGCCCGACGTCTCGTGGTTTCGCGTGTGGCCAAGCGCCCGGCCCCGAGGATGGCTATCGCCTTTACAGCCGTTCTTGCGCTGATGACGGTGT from the Occallatibacter riparius genome contains:
- a CDS encoding ferritin-like domain-containing protein — translated: MPEKKADQDRKKAIEDLINDLNEDLAREYQAIIAYTVYSNVLKGAQWMSIAAELKLHAAQELQHALIIADQIDYLGGMPTNTPKPVKLSEKPEDMIRFDLDNETETIKNYRRRVKQAEGLGHYALAEQLRTIISQEQEHQHDLATALGIDVPDVFCEGA
- a CDS encoding ATP-dependent RNA helicase; amino-acid sequence: MTPTRSMASRQLPLPVDSLLPEIVASLARTPNLVLEAEPGAGKTTRVPPALLNAVTGDVLVLEPRRIAARLAAKRVAWELGEELGQTVGFQVRFERIAGPQTRLHFLTEGVLTRRLLSDPELEGVDAVVLDEFHERHLETDLALALLRRLQQRRPDLRIVVMSATLDTGPVAQFLGGCPVLKSSGKVFDLTIEHTDYSAAPLHEQVRNALEQVLREPDAGEVLVFLPGAAEIRRAAAGCEPVARACNRLLLPLYGDLPTSEQDRAVAPATQAKVILSTNVAESSITIDGVQTVIDSGLARMASYSPWTGLPTLRVGRVSKASARQRAGRAGRTAPGRVIRLYSQMDYQGRADFDTPEILRSDLTQMCLALRAMGIRDPNDIAWLDAPPAEAIDHAEKLLERLAATEADARELMRLPLHPRLSRMIEAASERGAGRPACIAAAILASGERVQHNDLLDALDEPLGSAAQQQLRHLLRIAKPHRPNTHDDNPLLQAVLLGFPDRVAQHKGGNQVMLASGKAAEIVGKPPSSQLLVALDVEDRTEKPLPQVRLFARIEPEWLLDYFPEHVRDETAVIWNRQAERVDAASRLLYDELILQESIAAPDADAAATLLADKAMEAGIGRFVDADLIEDLAGRLEFAGVAPAEIQQSFRAFCVGRRSFAELKKDGASFVPWLEQRFEPHILRENAPRTLRLRGGRQVKIHYEPGKTPWIASRLQDFFGMDETPRIGPRRVPVVLHLLAPNQRPVQTTTDLAGFWERLYPQVRRELMRRYPRHAWPENHRG
- a CDS encoding sigma-70 family RNA polymerase sigma factor translates to MATIQPIAENEQHPDIALVERVRAGDVSAYDTLVRKYERQIFRISMRITQNREDAEDVTQDTFVKGFEKLDQFQGNSKFYTWLVRIAVNESLMRLRKRRTGKMVSIDEDVETEEGSVPRDLADWAPDPEQNYSQAELNKILDKTIKGLPPGFRVVFELRDVQGLSTEETAEALGLSIPAVKSRLLRARLQLRERLTRYFKRKRAAASSDGRKG
- a CDS encoding anti-sigma factor family protein: MTCSEFLALLDDMLDDAIRPELRQELQQHLESCDHCEVTLNTTRKTIQIYRSQQIYEMPAGLRERLHAAIMARCKKGC
- a CDS encoding TonB-dependent receptor, which codes for MRLIDWQRGFLLSCILLLSALGNSQAPGTGAIRGMIYDPAGRTVPNATVSVEQQATHALRSTISDAAGAFEAPLLAPGNYVVRVSADGFAQSRSQAIAVVVSETSSVEIRLALAAAKATVEVTANEQIATTESSALGRAVDEQAITALPLSNRNFTQILSLSPGVTVGLPDATQPGRGTQDVIANGGKTTANNIQFNGVDANNLAQNSAASDGEEVGVAVPAPDTIQEFKVQTGNYDATYGRGTGANVDVVSRTGTNRFHGTAWEFLRNDALNANDFFSKLTGQPRPVLKQNQFGAALGGPILRNKTFFFVAYQGLRSSNGVGTELTTFLPQLTSDRSAATLGAQFCAYPTAAGGTQLKCNGSNINPVALKLLNFKLPNGQFAVPSPQILLPADPGQMPIGESTYATPATYNEDQYTGDFDHSFSNKNTASARLFYSRAPTVNPFSPNAANVPGWGTNEVDKNVMVVASDTHVVNSNLINVGRLGYMRFDGKSSVEAPILASDVGTQSPTGLAGPGILAPGVTVDGLFTIGDAGTPSQTQRTNSYIAQDTVSLTRRRNFIRFGAEVKRHQVMIDAPFAASGLLDIRTFSDFLLGQSAQQNGSPNGLSNVTSSGGSSGIFRKDERYSDFATFVQDDVKLTPSLTINAGLRYEVFGPPSEIHGRLVTFDPTIATLTAPATGTLSGFVVASNFPDSVPQGVKQTDRRGVWPTRYTDVSPRFGFAYHASNHPDLVVRGGYGIYFDRLAGGLAENLVSQPPFSTIQLFSGSQNGGASLTTPFNPLLPSAESYPIFIQRIPAIKNCDPSTSNCGGGPTVVGLSTKMVDPYTQEYNLNVQVGMGWNTLAEIGYVGTRTLHVAGCAEFNQSLLASASAPVYGETINSAGNVVLRAPYQGIAPGSLECATAYDSNYNGLQASATKRLSKGLQFLGSYTWSRTLDQTSGSSGSQVFELWLLTNDQRNPRQSYGPTDFDRTHRGVFSFTYDIPGARTSSAFVRTLTSNWLASGILVLQSGTPITVLDFGAGAVYGNYPFENRAQLSGKRIATPGSLYSRVIGTYLDANGFTDAPLAPNAAGPGDTDFGNSGVGVVRGPGQRNMDLAIERTIPILEQHSVHVRGEFFNLTNTPNFANPLNIVNFGPAFGKITTKSNNPRIIQIALKYQF